One genomic segment of Brassica napus cultivar Da-Ae chromosome A3, Da-Ae, whole genome shotgun sequence includes these proteins:
- the LOC106444411 gene encoding zinc finger protein ZAT1 — translation MQKHKCKLCSKSFCNGRALGGHMKSHLVSSHTPTRKKLLGDSVYSSSSSSDGKTLAYGLRENPRKSCRVFNPDPESSIVYNSETETEPESVDPVRKQGRADVSKKNKKKTRSKKRVFENSSESGKKQTKRSKSNSNESPEPASSVSDGSPEQDLAMCLMMLSRDSREVKLEKPIIKAEEMKPEKRHVPELRRCMLDLNLPPPQESDVVAVVSAI, via the coding sequence ATGCAGAAGCACAAATGCAAGCTCTGTTCCAAAAGTTTCTGTAATGGCAGAGCACTTGGTGGTCACATGAAGTCCCACTTGGTCTCATCGCACACGCCCACTCGGAAGAAGCTCCTCGGTGACTCGGTTTATTCCTCTTCGTCTTCCTCGGACGGTAAAACTCTGGCCTACGGGTTGCGAGAGAACCCGAGGAAGAGCTGCCGGGTCTTTAACCCGGATCCTGAGTCGTCCATCGTTTACAACAGCGAGACTGAGACCGAACCTGAGTCAGTGGACCCGGTTCGTAAACAGGGCAGAGCAGATGTTtctaagaagaacaagaagaagacaaggagtAAGAAGAGAGTGTTTGAGAACTCGTCCGAGTCTGGAAAGAAGCAGACGAAGAGGAGTAAAAGTAACTCCAACGAGTCGCCAGAGCCGGCGAGCTCTGTCTCCGACGGTTCTCCGGAGCAGGATTTAGCCATGTGTTTGATGATGCTCTCGAGAGATTCAAGGGAGGTTAAGCTGGAGAAACCCATTATCAAAGCGGAAGAGATGAAGCCGGAAAAGAGACATGTCCCGGAGCTCCGCCGCTGTATGTTAGATCTGAATCTTCCTCCGCCGCAAGAAAGCGACGTTGTCGCCGTTGTCTCGGCCATATAA
- the LOC106444410 gene encoding WAT1-related protein At4g16620, translated as MMKRGTLEEVGIIGGLVLAQVIYAGNSVLLSQLMSLGVDPLLIVIFCTLASFVLISPLAFLLERKLWPTSLSFKLKTKLVYVSIVGVTLFQWLFLEGMKHTSASMATAMPNLAPAFIFVIAWAAGMEKVKLSCMYSRVKMGGTVLCVMGAFIMSLMHSTTATSSSVKALPIVPDHVVLDKEKILGCICLLLSICCLSSSIVLQASVLVEFPAISMISIVTLMGGISTVALQYVLKGSMEMGSASVIGLGHLVGFAVLGGLVNGGGICFSAWVIKRKGPVIVSLFSPIATVVCVLVSAFTMKESFNLGSFAGMGLMFGGLYFVLWAKGKEDCGEGDEEKEKEDEDDEEESVLRREFDLEKPLLR; from the exons ATGATGAAGAGAGGGACGTTAGAAGAAGTTGGAATCATCGGAGGGTTGGTCTTAGCTCAGGTGATCTACGCCGGAAACTCGGTGTTACTGAGTCAGTTGATGTCTCTTGGAGTCGACCCGCTTCTTATCGTTATCTTCTGCACCTTAGCATCGTTTGTTCTCATCAGCCCTCTTGCTTTTCTCCTTGAAAG GAAACTGTGGCCTACAAGTCTAAGTTTCAAGTTGAAGACAAAACTAGTTTACGTTTCTATAGTCGG AGTGACTCTGTTCCAGTGGTTATTCTTAGAAGGAATGAAACACACCTCTGCATCAATGGCTACAGCTATGCCTAATCTCGCTCCTGCTTTCATTTTCGTCATTGCTTGGGCTGCTGG GATGGAGAAAGTGAAGCTAAGTTGTATGTACAGTAGAGTTAAGATGGGAGGCACGGTGTTGTGTGTGATGGGAGCTTTCATTATGAGCTTAATGCACAGTACTACAGCCACATCGAGCTCGGTCAAAGCTTTGCCTATTGTCCCTGACCATGTCGTTTTGGACaaggagaagatattaggtTGCATCTGTCTCCTCCTTTCCATATGCTGTTTGTCGTCTAGTATTGTCCTCCAG GCATCCGTACTAGTCGAGTTTCCAGCGATATCTATGATTTCAATTGTTACTTTGATGGGTGGGATCTCCACGGTAGCTTTGCAGTATGTTCTTAAGGGGAGTATGGAAATGGGAAGTGCATCAGTAATCGGTCTTGGCCACCTTGTGGGATTTGCAGTGCTG GGAGGGTTGGTGAATGGAGGAGGTATATGTTTTAGTGCATGGGTGATTAAGAGGAAAGGACCGGTGATTGTGTCTCTCTTTAGTCCAATTGCTACTGTGGTATGTGTCCTTGTCTCTGCTttcaccatgaaagagagtttcaaCCTTGGAAG CTTTGCGGGAATGGGGTTGATGTTCGGAGGACTCTACTTTGTTCTGTGGGCTAAAGGGAAAGAAGATTGTGGAGAAGGtgatgaagaaaaagaaaaagaagatgaagatgatgaagaagaaagtgtGCTTAGAAGAGAGTTTGATCTTGAGAAGCCTCTCTTGCGTTAA